In Elaeis guineensis isolate ETL-2024a chromosome 1, EG11, whole genome shotgun sequence, a genomic segment contains:
- the LOC140854707 gene encoding uncharacterized protein, whose amino-acid sequence MGPECYGRVRDYGVGVTPTQLSEVSRYTQHAAADAQDSRVRRLEAEIQEIRQSRAAEMEEMRQSRAEMQAMRGQIDRLTSLLEMYGSSQAPGTSGIRRDNGTSRGDNDDHPPAD is encoded by the exons atgggaccagagtgctacggccgagtgagggattatggagtaggagtcacccccactcagttatctgaggttagtagatatacgcagcatgctgcagcagatgctcaggattcacgcgttcgcagactcgaggcggagatacaggagattagacagagtcgtgccgctgagatggaggagatgcgacagagccgtgccgagatgcaggccatgaggggacagattgatcgccttacatctttattagagatgtatggatcatctcag gctcctggcacatcaggcatcCGTCGAGATaacggcacgtcacgtggagacaacgacgaccatccgcctgcagattga